A segment of the Corvus hawaiiensis isolate bCorHaw1 chromosome 16, bCorHaw1.pri.cur, whole genome shotgun sequence genome:
AGCTGTGGTGTGGCAGAAGTTGGCCTCTGGGGGCCAGTGTACTGCTCCAAACCCCACATGGAATTGTTCCAGACTCTGGGAGATGAAACTCAGGCTTACGAAGGGCCCAACCATTCCTCCTCCCCAGGCAGGCACCAATTCTTGCCTGTTTCTTTCGAGCACAGTGTAACTTCAGTTTCTTAATTGATGCAAGACTGCCATGAGAAATGCTGCTGGctgttttactgctttttattaGTGCAAAAATAGCTCAAGGACAGGCAGAAATCTGGTTAGATACCAAGAGGAAAGTCTAAGTATCTAGCTTAGAAGCTAACACAACCACTCTGAGAAACTGGACATGAGAGATGGTCAAAACCAGAGCTGCACTAAAACTTAACACCATCTGCCACAACAAATGGCACAGCCAGTAATAAGGTGTGTGAGCTTTTCACTACTTTTTGTCACTTCAAGCAGTACATGGCCAGACTGCTCTGGCCTCCTGAATTCTGAACACGTACACAAGTGTCTTGTATTTTGTACTCTTGCTAAAAGGCCAGTTCAAGTACAGGTTGTCTGAAAATCCAAAGGTCAGAAATTTCATTCAGACTGATGCATAATGAACCCAATAAGcacattattaaaattatgTTGCTTTCTATAATTTAGTGAGTCTAGATCTATGTATTTGGTACTGCTCTCCAAAAtgcttttactttcattttcagATAACAGCTGCTGATTGAAAATCCAACTGCCAGAGCATAGTTCAAATATAGAGGATGTTCAATGCTATCCATCACTCTAAAGATGTTAGTTTCTTAAGAACTACTGAGTTAAAAGTCTGCCCTCATCAAATTTGAGGGCACACCACTAGTGTGTCTTCAAAGTAAAGCACCATAAAAGCACCATCACTTTGTACCACTCACCAAAAGATACGAAGATTTTAGAGAAcaataaaatccttttaaatcAGTAAGATACAGATAACAGTAAGTTTATTaaatcagcatttaaaaaaaattaccaaattcCAGCTAATTGCAGGCATGGCACTCATCTTCAGTCTTTGAAGGAGGCTGTCTCTTGCTTTGTAGAACAAACATGGTGAAGGTTTCAAAACTTTACTGTTCAGATGAAGTGTGGACCCAGCTCCACTGGTATATGCAGTTGAAACCTTGTACCTCAAGTACCTCACAAACTAAATTTCTTGGGCATTTTGTTATTTCAAGTACAAAGATGTGgaaagtaaaaacaaattttgttctttttattatttcaagaGTTTTAATCTTCAAGTTTTATAGATCTAGATGTGTATTTGTCTATGTATACTTTTTTGTTGGCAGTAGGTTGAAATCCGAGACCAATTCCTCTGTGTTGCTTCAAGTCCATTGCTTTATCAAACTCCATCTTCAGAGCCTGCTGTAacttctcctccccttccttgTTCAGAGCCATGTTTGGTTTGTTCATAGTTGCTGAGAGATTTTGGATAGGCACAGAACCCTTTTTAAAGCCACCCATAAGTCTAAAAAACTTCATTTGTTCCTCAGAACTTCTGAAAGTAGCTGTACTCCACTGTCCGAGCTTCGTATCCTGTGAGGCAAAACAGGGTTAACactaaaattaagaaatacCAAGACCAAGGAAGACAATTTCTGGCTGTGTACCGTGAGAACAGAACCAGCTACAAAAGCCTGACAGGGTGACAGAGCTGGAAGCTGTTATTCCATGGGCAGCACCTGTTGAAGGATATGGTAAAAGACTGACCTAACTCTGCCTGAGTGCACCTTCATTAGCATTTCAGGCCATTTAACCTGGAGACAGGGGTTAATGTGCTTTGAGAATCTCCTTTCCCTCTGTCCTTAGGAATCTTGGCTTTCTGCTATCTATTTACCCAGCTCAAAGAGCCAGACAGCATCTCTTATTCTAAGAAAACTGTCAGACTTAATCCTCTTTCACTGTCACTTTATATGgttatcttttcattttcccacTGCCTAGTTAGGGAGCTGTTGTTTCCAGCAGTGTTTTGTAATGTTAGTTGTGGAGACAGTTTTTAATCTGTCTTAGAAGCTTTAAGCCATATTTGCATTCTCATCCCACTAATTACAACTAATATTGTAAGCATGCACAACCAGAGGGCCTCCCCTATCCAACAGGACTGAGTCTACTTCTCTAAAAGCTTCCCCTCCCTTGCAGTGTGCCACATTCTTTGTATTCACTGTATTTGCACTTTATTCTATGAACTAGCTCACCCCTTCACgattttccttctgtctgcAGACTCTGGCTCCTTTCTGAGGAGGCAATGTCCAGGAAAATGAGGTTTCAGTTGTTTGTGGAAAACCCCAGATACACTATAGGATTTACAAAGTCCATGAACTTCAGCTTACCTCAGAACAGGCTTCATTATTAAAGGGTATATTTGACTCCTGAGCTACAGCTATGCAgtcatttataaatatttttggcaGGATTTCTGCTcacaattttctctttaaaattgGGCACGATAATAAATGGCAGAATGTCTGATTATTAATTAAACAGACTAAGCTGGCTACATCCAAAGACAAAATGTGAATTCAGTGGTATGTTGATGTCAGCCTGAAATCCTTCCAACAGAACAGTTGTAGCTTGCATGAAACAGTCACTCTCCAGCAGACAGCCAACACGACACACAGCACACTACAAAATACTGCAGGCAAGCTACAGCAGGGttttttaagttaaaagaaaaatgcaagggTGGAGTATCATTCACCATCACAGGCCAGAATACCTGGTATTGAAAGGAAGCTACCCATAATACTTCAGTCTTTTGGCCTTGCACAAAGGCAAGCTGCTGTGTGAGCCCAGTCTGTGACAgatacacacagacacacacgaGCCACAGACAAATAAACCCAGGTCCTCCCTTTGCAATGGGAGACATCTGCACAGATGCAAATATAATTACGGCTTGTCAAAACTCTGGTTTTAAGTGAGCTGCTGGCAGGCACTACACACAGCTTGTGCTGAAGCATTTCCAGCTCACTCTTTGTGGAGCTGATGAATTAGTTTTCACAGCTTCTGTTCTTCTGCGTGCCACTAAACAGAGACAGACCAGTGCCAAAGAACTGAGATCTCCTGCCAAGGATGTCATTTTTCTCAATGACTTCAGAGACTATTAGACAGTTGCAGTTCCAGAGCTACACAGACTCCCTCCCACTCTGTTAGAATCTACAGAAGTTGTTTCTGGCATTTGTTTGAGGCATATTCCAGCTTTCTAGGCATTCTGGCAGTCTTGCAAAACAGCAGGAGTCTGAATTACTAGCAAAGCTTTCTCTCCACCTTAATCTTCTTACCTCTGGCTAAACACTACTGCAAGCTTCCACCACCTTACTGGGAATCTGTCAGGAGCCAGGCTGAGTAGGATGCAAAAGCAAAGAACAAAGAATCATCTTTCAAAGAGGTGGGGCAAAGATGCAGAAGCCACGAGAGGACTGACTCTAAATATCACACACGTGTGTTAACAGCTGTCAGCCTTCACCTTTCCACGTGTCCCTGCTGCTGAATGTGTGCAAAGCCTTGCAGGTAAGAAATCAGATACACTTCAGTgactgctgcagccacagcccagaCATTACTCGTATTTCACAGCAAGCAGAAAATGCTTCTGTAGCAATTTTTGATGGCTCATTCTCCAGGGGAACcagagaaaatactgtttttgaGGCCTGATGATGGGAGCACTGTACAATGCCAGCGAGTTCGCTGCTCAGCTCTCGGACTCTTGGCACTGTACCCACTTGTTCTATAGCCTGACCTTAAGCCTGCAGTCAGAAGGAACTCTGTTGTGCCAAGCCACATGCAAAGAAGAGCACAGTGTTTTTTATGGGAGCTTGCCCTGGGACACAGCATTTCCATCGGGTCGAGGCCTAAGCTCACACATACCTGTCCCACTGTGGAACTGAAGGCCTTGGTTCTGCCAGATTCTCTATCAATTTCTTCTTGCAGGGCCTGCCGCCTCACCTGGTGTGCAGAAAAATTACACATGCAGCATTAAGGCACTGTGTCCTGTGTGCTACATGACAATTTATTCACAATGAAATAAtaagagaagaataaaataattagtTACCTTCAGAATTTTGCAAAGATAATTAAAAGTTGCATGAGATCCTTTCACACACTCAACACAAGAACTGTAATTTTTTAGTGATATGTTGAATGAGTGTTTTGCTGTATCAGGTTAATTTTCTAACTGCAGGCAACAGCTATGCTGAAACTGCCAACACTGATGAGAGGCAGAGAAATGTGTATTTAACCTACTAAGTTACTTAGTTCTGACACTGACTGGAGCTGTACATTTTGGACTTAACCCATGCATAAAGCACACTTTAAGCAGAGCTTAGTTTAGTGAAATCTATGCATAGATAAGCAACAAAGCAGTTTTTTTGTATCAATTCCTATGCATATATTAAATGCTGACTTGCTTTAGATCTTACCCGATTAAGACAAAGCATACCTTGTCTATGCTAATTTCATCacagtttcctttcttttcctgcacaATAATTACACCATCTAGATGTTCctgtaaaacaggaaaaagcttGTATGATTATTTTTATCCATTCTGGTTAATTAAAATTTACACAGCTCTTACCACAAAAGTAGTTAAAACACTAAGCACTCAGTAGTACTGGGGCAAGAAGAAATAGTCAGatctaaaatgaaaatgccAATTAAATCTGTGTATTCCTGTGGAGAAACCTCACAGAGACTTCTTCTTTTAATCAAGATAAATGATTTTTAGATTCACACATTAAAAGGGACCTGCCAACAACACTGGCACACACAGTAACATTTGCAGGCAGAGTAATTTCAGATGAAACCATTTCGTAGAAGCTTAAATTTATACTTGAAGAAAGGCACAGAGAGAATGAAAGTTAAAACAAATTAGAAATTGgaggtaaaataaataaaggtctctctgaaacaaataaacaaacaaaaaccaatcAAGAGGCAGCTGCACTGTGCTCCCTCATGGATGATGGTCCCCAAGGAGCTTCCAGTCTGGAAGGAGCACAGGGAGTAGCAAGTGTGATCCATCAGGTGTCTCCTACAATGGCAGCAAACAGGACACCACTGCACATTTGGGAGCCAGGAACAGGGAGCTGATGGAAGAGACAGAGCAGTTCCAGAAGGAATGGATGGGCTGGATGGCAGGATCCACAGGCAACCAGACACTGATCACACTTCCACAAAGCGCAGCCCTTCAGCAGCTTTTGCTCCCAGTGGATGGAGTGCCTAGACCACTGCCCCCAGCCTTGCTTTTCCAAATTTGTAATTAGGATAAGCTTTTGGGACATCCAGTATAACAGGATAAGTAATAAGTCCAGGATAGTGGCAAATGAGAGCCATAAGCTTTAGGCCAGCCTGCAAAAAGTGGCCAAAGGGAAGATCTATTGATACAGCTAACATAATAAACCAAGCATGAACCAGCCAGGGAAACGACAAGGAAAGATTTGTAACGTACTTCTGTCAGCAGAACCTGCTGTTACTTTTTTGAGGCTTTAGTTTTATTAAAAGCCATCAATGCTTTACCTCATTTTCCAAAAGCACCTCTTACACACTGCTTTCACACACACAAGTACATGCACTATTAAAAACACGAGAACACTGCAGGAAGGAGAGCTCATGCTCTTGgatgaaaagaagaaaccaaaaccaacccccAATTTACTTCTAGATGGCCTGGTACTGTCTTTTCAGATCTACTAAAACAAGCAGGAAAACTGTCCTGACAGGATTCTGCAAACAACtgcagcatatttttttttttttagccagaAGGAGGGAGCACCCCCATCCCTGCTaattcccagcacagggctgacCTGCTGAGGGCTACTGAGTGGAAAAAACTACCCTCGTGGAGGTGTGCCAAGCCTCCTCCACCTTCATGGAAAAGGAGCACATTCACATGTGGTAGGGTTATGCTGTCTGCTGGCAAACAACATCACAGCTGAGTCCTCACTCCTCCTCACTCTGCCTGAGTTGACTGCAGTGGCATCCAATGAGAAAAACACCAATCATTGATATTAAACAGATATCACTCCACACTGTCTTTAAAATTTGCTCTTTTGCTTGTAGCACAAGCCCAGCAAAGGATTTCTCAAGGCATGCAGAGTGTGTGACATGCTGTAGACTTAAATGTTTCGGGACGATGGCACAGTTAAATGCAAGACCACATTATCAGCCATTTATTAATGCAGTGTCTTTTGGCCTGGCAGGAACTGGAACTCGCTAGAGCTGATTAACCCCGACTTCTCAATAGTCAGATTTTctcttaagtatttttttattattaaaggaGCTGCCTGTGGGAATGAGCAACAAAATATGCATCACCCTACTCCCTTCTTCTCAACTGTTTGCAAGGTATTTTTGCTGTGGTTTCCATTTTAACTGGGCATGCAAGTTTACATCTCATGGTAGGGCTTATCTTGCCTCTACACAATGTCAGCAGCTGCAAGAATCCAAATAATGTCCAACAGTCTCAAAAAAGCAATGCcaatttaattagaaaatataTCCAGCAATAAAACCACCTCGTCCTTTTGAAAGGTCAAAAGGAGAAATCCAAGCTGAAGGCCCCAAACATCTGCTCACCTCATGACTGATAagcatacacagtcccctcacAAGCCCCTGTGAAAAAGCCTGTATCTGGGTCTCCAcataaatctgtatttaattATTAGCACTGGACACCAGACAGCTGCCAGGTTTCCACAGAACTTGAGGAAACTGCATCTGAGTGCACAACAAAGCAAAGCACACCATGAAGTGAGCTTGAGAAGCAGCTCACACTGTGGCCTGCTCTACCCTTAGTTTACAAAAATCTCCAATGATACTTTATGAACAAGTGCTTGACATTTAAATACGCCAAGCATTCAAAATTCTTGATAAAAAGCAACAGGCATGCAGCTTCCCAACctatggaaataaaaacaaccccCCGACGACTTGCAGTGTGCTGTTTTCAAAGTGAAGTTTAAGCAGCTAAAAATACAGATAGATACCAACTGATTTTCTGAGCATCTCACAGCTTAATTCCTAATGATAACAGCAGTTGGGCATGCAGGTACTAACTTCTGGTACCCTTAGCTTTAAAACATGACTCTGAGCAGGTAAAGAAGAAAGATTAAATCAATAAAACATGATCTTAATAGTctaattttggagaaaaaaccatcaaagaaaaaacatctgtatttcaaatatttcatcaGCTCCTCCCCATGCTTGTTTTACCTCAGAAATGGCAGTACTGCAAGACTCTGGGATGGGATTTCCTTTAACACTCAGTCTGGTTAcaatcccccttttcccttcagttaCAATCTACACAGCTCTGACATCTCTGTTTTCCTGCACagatttattcttttaattataACTGTGTACAGCTCTCTAGTATTTTTCTATCAGAATTTATATTTCAATGCTCTTGGCCCAGCCTACACTTAGGATTCCCAGGATTTCCTCTGAAGTTTTGTCCAAATTAGTCAACAGGTTTTGGCCAACCCTGCCCTTTGTTTCTAACATTACATAATTCCACACTAACAGCAGCAAAGCTTGAGGAAAAGTCTAACAAATACAGTTAGATGCACTCATGCTGCCAACATTACCAACCTGCTCAGGGTAAATGACATGGCATTAAACCCCTGTTTTATGAAGAGTGCTATGCTAAGAGCAACTGAACATTTATGAGTATAcaaatctattttctttttgggcCAATACTTGCTGTTAGTtgtaatatttacattttcacaGCTGAAGCACTACATGATTACAGCAGCAGGCATCAAGGCTTCCCCGTGAGCCACAGGATCAGCTCAGCTGGAGCCCgcagctggcagtgcccaggttGTGCTGGATCCCTGGAGGGGCCATTCACTGAAGAGCTGGGCTCGATGATCCCTGTGAGCCCCCTCCAGCTCAGGATGTCCTGTGCCTCTCTCAGCTCTGGCATGCTGAACTCCATGAGCTGATCCTGCTTCCCACCAGCCAGCAGGGCCCTCAGTGACCTCCATGCCAGGAACAGGCACAACAGCCTGCAAAGGAGGAAACTGCCTGAAAGGCCTTCAATTCCTGAGCAGGAGCGTGCAGAGCTGCCCTCCTCCCAAAAACTCACCAGTGACTCATTCCCTGGTAATTCTGTCTTCATCTTTTTTGCATTTGCTTCTGAACCTAGCTCTTCAGCAAAGTCCTGTGGTggtactttttttctttttttcccttttctgtcaCAGAGCACAGGATTACTATTGCATAATGCCCCATCTACAGCGTCCCCTGCAACACACTGAGCTTGCTCCatttcactctctctcttctttttattgctttctagCAGTACTTTTTGGCTTTTAGAGGCACTTCCATTGTTTAAAGAGGCTTCTGAATATgttgtttccttctcctttttcttagtcttctttttctttttgctgactTCAATATTATCCTCGAAAttcttcctgcattttcttccaGACAGCTCTTCTTCCTCAAGCTCAactttgtgctgtgctgggagatgCTTATAAGGCATGCTGTGACTCCAATCCTCCTTATCTTCTTCACAGACTGAGGAAGAAATatctttgcttctctttttcttcttcctctctttgaTACTCCCAGAGTTCTTAATTTTgtcctcttcctctctgcttgTCGATGTAAATTCCCAGGAAttatgtttcttcctttttctgaagTCACTTAATGCAATGGGGCTACCAGGAACTTGATGTATGTTGTCCTGATTATCTGCCAGTGGTAAAATGCAGTCAGacttatctttctttttcttcttctttgttcTCACACAACTCTCCCCACCATTCTGGGCATTATCTGTGTCACAGCTTTCACCCCTAAAAGCTGCTTCTTGTGCAATGCATGTGTGGGGTTTGTTACAAACTTCTGCAGATTGCTTTTGTTCACTGTCCTGGATGTCCTCCAGTGAAAAactgcctttcttcttttttttcttctttacctcACCATCCAATTCCAAATTCAAAGCagtattctttctctttttttttaaagagggtTCATTTCTCTTAGCACCATCTGTGTGATGATTTGAAAGCTCCACGGCACTACTCTCATTATCCTCCAAGGAGAAATTACAccggactttttttttcttctttttgagtATTTTAATTCGTTCCTCTGATTCTTCTTGAAGTTCGAAATCCAGATGACCTTTTACATTCACGAAGTTTTCTAAATGAGCTTCTCTGAGCAATTCAGAGCCaactttcttcttgtttttcttattaTTCTTTGGTTGCAATTTGTGTAAACATTCATCTTTTAAACTGTCCTTTTTCCTTGTCTTCGTTTTTTTCTTGAGGTGGCCATTGTCCTCAGTTTTAATGACAGTTTGAACATCTTCCTCAATTTTAATGATTGTcttcacctttttctttttctgtacagGTTCCTcatgaatttcttttctctttttctttactaTCATtctaaaaaaggaaatgaagatgTTAGTGAACTGCTTCAAAGAGATGATGCAAGTCCTAACCTATTTGGTCTTCCTTTATTCTGAAACCATTCCTTATCTCCCACTGTCCCCGACACTCTTAATTTCAGTCTGCTTTCCATGATGGGGAGCCAGAACTGCAGAGAGCCTAGAAAATACTGGGGTGGGGTTTCTGTACTGTTCTTTAGTGTACCTTGTCCTACTCAGTTTGCAGCTATTTGTCTTTTTGGCAGTTGCAGAGCATGACATTTTCACACAAATACCTACCCTCTCAAAAGCTTTCCTAAATGGCAAAACATAAACGTGTGTATGTCTATGTATGTATAGTTAGGGTGGTTTTCCACATACCCAAGACTTTTCACTAATTTAACACTGGACTTCACATCACTTTAGTGATCACATCACTTTAGTGCCCACTCACCATTACAAGATCCTTCCAAAGCACCTGAATTACAACCTCAAATTTGCTTCTACCTGTGGTTTCTTATCGTTGCCCTCCGTTTCTTTTCTCAGGACACTTACACCAACGAATCGGTTACAGCAGAGAAACCTTTGGCACCTCTCTGCCGACACTCCCCGCCTTTCCTGACCAACCCAATTACTCCCACTCGGCTTTTCATGGCTAATACACAAGATGTCACTAAGGCACCCTGTCCGGAACATCAATCCTAGCACAGCCCCCCCTCCCCGTCCCTCCCCGTCCCTGCctcccgccggggccgccctCAGCCCGTGCCCGGCCGGGGCTGTGGCGGTCCCGGGGCAGCCGCCGGGCTCTCCGCGCTCCTCCACCGGCTGCGCACCGCGGGGACGGGCTGGCAccgcgcggcccggcccgctcCGGACCCCGGCAGCGCCCCGCCACCGCCCGGCCGGGCCGTGCCGAGGGGAGGCCGTGCCGAGGGGatgccgggccgtgccgggccgggccaggccgtgccgtgccgtgccgtgccgagGGGatgccgggccgggccgtgccgtgccgtgccgtgccgtgccgtgccgtgccgtgccgtgccgtgccgagCCGAGGGGAAGCCGGGGATGCCGGGCctggccgggccgggccgcgctcaCCTCCCGCGGCCACGTgcagcgcccgccgccgccccggaaGCGatcgcgccgccccgccccgcgcgggcGCTGCCGGAGCCGTTGCCGCGGCAACGCGCGGGACGCGGCCAtggcggcgggcgggcagcggggcggccccgggcgcGCAGGTGGGAGCCCGGccacggccccggcccccgccccggccccgctctgAGCCCCCCCAGGCGCGGTCCCCGCGGTGCCTCC
Coding sequences within it:
- the KNOP1 gene encoding lysine-rich nucleolar protein 1 isoform X2; translation: MIVKKKRKEIHEEPVQKKKKVKTIIKIEEDVQTVIKTEDNGHLKKKTKTRKKDSLKDECLHKLQPKNNKKNKKKVGSELLREAHLENFVNVKGHLDFELQEESEERIKILKKKKKKVRCNFSLEDNESSAVELSNHHTDGAKRNEPSLKKKRKNTALNLELDGEVKKKKKKKGSFSLEDIQDSEQKQSAEVCNKPHTCIAQEAAFRGESCDTDNAQNGGESCVRTKKKKKKDKSDCILPLADNQDNIHQVPGSPIALSDFRKRKKHNSWEFTSTSREEEDKIKNSGSIKERKKKKRSKDISSSVCEEDKEDWSHSMPYKHLPAQHKVELEEEELSGRKCRKNFEDNIEVSKKKKKTKKKEKETTYSEASLNNGSASKSQKVLLESNKKKRESEMEQAQCVAGDAVDGALCNSNPVLCDRKGKKRKKVPPQDFAEELGSEANAKKMKTELPGNESLEHLDGVIIVQEKKGNCDEISIDKVRRQALQEEIDRESGRTKAFSSTVGQDTKLGQWSTATFRSSEEQMKFFRLMGGFKKGSVPIQNLSATMNKPNMALNKEGEEKLQQALKMEFDKAMDLKQHRGIGLGFQPTANKKVYIDKYTSRSIKLED
- the KNOP1 gene encoding lysine-rich nucleolar protein 1 isoform X3 yields the protein MKSRVGVIGLVRKGGECRQRGAKGFSAVTDSLVMIVKKKRKEIHEEPVQKKKKVKTIIKIEEDVQTVIKTEDNGHLKKKTKTRKKDSLKDECLHKLQPKNNKKNKKKVGSELLREAHLENFVNVKGHLDFELQEESEERIKILKKKKKKVRCNFSLEDNESSAVELSNHHTDGAKRNEPSLKKKRKNTALNLELDGEVKKKKKKKGSFSLEDIQDSEQKQSAEVCNKPHTCIAQEAAFRGESCDTDNAQNGGESCVRTKKKKKKDKSDCILPLADNQDNIHQVPGSPIALSDFRKRKKHNSWEFTSTSREEEDKIKNSGSIKERKKKKRSKDISSSVCEEDKEDWSHSMPYKHLPAQHKVELEEEELSGRKCRKNFEDNIEVSKKKKKTKKKEKETTYSEASLNNGSASKSQKVLLESNKKKRESEMEQAQCVAGDAVDGALCNSNPVLCDRKGKKRKKVPPQDFAEELGSEANAKKMKTELPGNESLDTKLGQWSTATFRSSEEQMKFFRLMGGFKKGSVPIQNLSATMNKPNMALNKEGEEKLQQALKMEFDKAMDLKQHRGIGLGFQPTANKKVYIDKYTSRSIKLED
- the KNOP1 gene encoding lysine-rich nucleolar protein 1 isoform X1; translated protein: MKSRVGVIGLVRKGGECRQRGAKGFSAVTDSLVMIVKKKRKEIHEEPVQKKKKVKTIIKIEEDVQTVIKTEDNGHLKKKTKTRKKDSLKDECLHKLQPKNNKKNKKKVGSELLREAHLENFVNVKGHLDFELQEESEERIKILKKKKKKVRCNFSLEDNESSAVELSNHHTDGAKRNEPSLKKKRKNTALNLELDGEVKKKKKKKGSFSLEDIQDSEQKQSAEVCNKPHTCIAQEAAFRGESCDTDNAQNGGESCVRTKKKKKKDKSDCILPLADNQDNIHQVPGSPIALSDFRKRKKHNSWEFTSTSREEEDKIKNSGSIKERKKKKRSKDISSSVCEEDKEDWSHSMPYKHLPAQHKVELEEEELSGRKCRKNFEDNIEVSKKKKKTKKKEKETTYSEASLNNGSASKSQKVLLESNKKKRESEMEQAQCVAGDAVDGALCNSNPVLCDRKGKKRKKVPPQDFAEELGSEANAKKMKTELPGNESLEHLDGVIIVQEKKGNCDEISIDKVRRQALQEEIDRESGRTKAFSSTVGQDTKLGQWSTATFRSSEEQMKFFRLMGGFKKGSVPIQNLSATMNKPNMALNKEGEEKLQQALKMEFDKAMDLKQHRGIGLGFQPTANKKVYIDKYTSRSIKLED